In Arachis hypogaea cultivar Tifrunner chromosome 2, arahy.Tifrunner.gnm2.J5K5, whole genome shotgun sequence, a genomic segment contains:
- the LOC112744897 gene encoding calcium-transporting ATPase 9, plasma membrane-type-like — MWRNLIIQAIYQVTILLILNFGWQSMNLGDDQYFKSHSLQVKNTLIFNTFILCQIFNEFNARKIDQMNVFKGVTKNRLFMEIVGVTFVLQFNHNISDNIGGTGGHVLCTIDMPNLKCLYFSFFKIFNV; from the exons ATGTGGAGGAACTTGATCATACAG GCTATCTATCAAGTGACCATTCTTCTCATTCTTAATTTCGGTTGGCAAAGTATGAATCTAGGTGATGATCAATATTTTAAATCTCACTCCTTACAAGTGAAGAATACTTTAATATTCAACACATTCATTCTATGCCAA ATATTTAACGAGTTCAATGCTAGAAAAATAGATCAAATGAATGTCTTCAAAGGAGTGACTAAGAATCGTCTCTTCATGGAAATTGTTGGAGTGACATTTGTGCTTCAG TTTAATCATAATATAAGTGACAACATTGGTGGAACTGGTGGACATGTTCTTTGTACAATTGATATGCCAAATCTTAAGTgtttgtatttttcattttttaaaattttcaatgtgTAA
- the LOC112744889 gene encoding serine carboxypeptidase-like, with the protein MGLSNSTIVFLLLLLFSLALSASTAHSNKDNILQASFHAKKLIADLNLFPEDDINIVPASAAVNASVGPRQIIEKRLRFPNLSPSDSGVSVQDLGHYAGYYSIEHSHAARMFYFFFESRNNSKEDPFVIWLTGGPGCSSEIALFYENGPFKITDNLTLVWNDYGWDKAANLLYVDQPTGTGFSYSTDSRDIRHDEKGVSNDLYDFIQAFFEEHPQYAKNDFFITGESYAGHYIPAFAARVHKGNQANEGIHINLKGFAIGNGLTDPAIQYKAYPDYALDMGIISKATHKRLNLLLVPACELAIKLCGTDGTVACTAAYVVCNTIFSDIMLHAGDANYYDIRKKCEGSLCYDFSNMDKFLNLPSVRDSLGVGKIHFVSCSTEVYMALLVDWMRNLEVGIPALLEDGIKLLVYAGEYDLICNWLGNSRWVHAMEWSGQSQFVASPEIPFIVDGSEAGLLKSHGPLSFLKVHDAGHMVPMDQPKASLEMLKKWTQGTLSEFRAPDEKLVSDM; encoded by the exons ATGGGTCTCTCTAACTCCACTATCgtcttcctccttcttctcctcttctcacTCGCACTATCAGCTTCAACCGCACATAGTAATAAAGACAATATTCTTCAAGCGAGTTTTCACGCTAAGAAGCTCATAGCGGATCTCAATTTGTTCCCGGAGGACGACATCAACATCGTTCCCGCTTCCGCCGCCGTTAATGCCTCAGTCGGACCCCGTCAGATCATCGAGAAGCGCCTCAGGTTCCCGAATCTATCCCCTTCTGATTCTGGTGTTTCCGTTCAAGACTTGGGTCACTATGCTGGCTATTATTCCATTGAACATTCCCATGCTGCAAG GATGTTCTACTTTTTCTTTGAATCACGCAACAACAGCAAagaggatccttttgtaatttgGTTGACTGGGGGACCTGGATGTTCTAGTGAAATAGCTTTGTTTTATGAAAATGGCCCTTTCAAAATTACAGACAACTTGACTCTTGTGTGGAATGATTATGGTTGGGACAAG GCTGCAAATCTTTTGTATGTGGACCAACCAACTGGAACCGGCTTTAGTTACAGTACTGATTCACGTGACATTCGCCATGATGAAAAGGGAGTTAGCAATGATCTATATGACTTTATACAG GCCTTTTTTGAAGAGCATCCGCAATATGCAAAGAATGACTTTTTTATTACCGGTGAATCATATGCTGGGCACTATATTCCTGCATTTGCAGCTCGTGTCCACAAGGGAAACCAAGCTAATGAAGGAATTCATATAAACCTGAAG GGATTTGCCATTGGTAACGGTCTTACTGATCCTGCAATTCAGTACAAAGCTTATCCGGATTATGCACTGGACATGGGCATAATTTCGAAGGCTACACATAAGCGCCTTAACTTACTCTTGGTCCCAGCCTGTGAATTGGCAATAAAGCTATGTG GCACTGATGGAACAGTTGCCTGTACTGCTGCATATGTAGTTTGTAATACCATATTCAGTGACATCATGTTACATGCTGGTGATGCAAAT TACTATGATATCAGAAAGAAGTGTGAGGGCAGCCTCTGCTATGACTTTTCAAACATGGACAAATTCCTGAACCTACCATCTGTTCGGGATTCACTTGGGGTTGGGAAAattcattttgtttcttgtagcaCTGAAGTTTATATGGCTTTGCTGGTGGATTGGATGAGGAATCTTGAAGTTGGTATTCCTGCCCTACTTGAGGATGGAATCAAATTGCTTGTTTATGCTGGCGAATATGATCTCATCTGCAACTGGCTCG GTAATTCAAGATGGGTTCATGCCATGGAATGGTCTGGTCAGAGCCAGTTTGTAGCCTCACCTGAAATTCCTTTTATTGTTGATGGATCAGAAGCTGGACTACTCAAGAGTCATGGACCATTAAGCTTCCTGAAG GTTCATGACGCGGGTCACATGGTTCCGATGGATCAGCCAAAAGCTTCATTAGAGATGTTGAAGAAGTGGACTCAGGGCACCCTTTCTGAATTCAGAGCACCTGATGAAAAGTTGGTTTCTGATATGTGA